One Thermococcus sp. genomic region harbors:
- a CDS encoding formate--phosphoribosylaminoimidazolecarboxamide ligase family protein: MISRDEILGIIEKYNPEKITVGVIGSHSALDIADGAKEEGLPVLVVAQRGRHRTYTEYFKLRKTRDGLTKGFIDEVVILDKFAQIVEIQEELVKRNVIFIPNRSFVVYTGIDRVENDFRVPLFGSRNLLRSEERSEEKSYYWLLGKAKLLYPEEVKPEEIDDVGLVIVKLPHAKKRLERGFFTAASYREFREKAEKLIKLGVITEEDLAKARIERYIIGPVFNFDFFYSPIDEEIELLGIDWRFETSLDGHVRLPASQQLTLPEWQFEPEYTVTGHASSTLRESLLEKVFDMAERYVKATQEYYPPGIIGPFTLQTAVDKDLNFYIYDVASRTGGGTNIHMATGHPYGNSLWRKPMSTGRRIALEIKRAVELDELEKVVT; the protein is encoded by the coding sequence ATGATAAGCCGCGACGAGATTTTGGGAATCATCGAGAAGTATAACCCCGAGAAGATAACCGTAGGCGTTATAGGGAGTCACTCAGCCCTCGACATAGCCGACGGGGCGAAGGAAGAAGGTTTGCCGGTTCTTGTAGTGGCTCAGCGCGGAAGGCACAGGACCTATACAGAATACTTTAAGCTCAGGAAGACGAGGGACGGCTTAACTAAGGGCTTCATTGACGAGGTTGTAATCCTTGACAAGTTCGCTCAGATCGTGGAAATCCAAGAGGAACTCGTTAAGAGGAACGTTATCTTTATCCCAAACCGCTCCTTCGTCGTTTACACGGGCATTGACAGGGTTGAAAACGACTTCCGCGTTCCCCTCTTTGGGAGCAGGAACTTGCTGAGAAGCGAGGAGAGGAGCGAGGAGAAGAGCTACTACTGGCTCCTTGGGAAGGCTAAGCTCCTCTACCCGGAGGAGGTAAAGCCCGAGGAAATCGATGATGTCGGTTTGGTCATAGTCAAGCTCCCCCACGCCAAGAAGAGGCTGGAGAGGGGATTCTTTACGGCCGCTTCCTACAGGGAGTTCCGCGAGAAGGCCGAGAAGCTCATCAAGCTCGGCGTCATCACGGAGGAGGACTTAGCCAAAGCCAGAATAGAGCGCTACATAATAGGCCCGGTCTTCAACTTTGACTTCTTCTACTCGCCGATTGATGAGGAAATCGAGCTCCTGGGCATAGACTGGCGCTTTGAGACGAGCTTAGACGGCCACGTGAGGCTTCCTGCGAGCCAGCAACTCACTCTGCCGGAGTGGCAGTTCGAGCCTGAGTACACAGTTACGGGTCACGCTTCCTCAACCCTCCGCGAGAGCCTTTTGGAGAAGGTCTTTGACATGGCCGAGCGCTATGTGAAGGCGACGCAGGAGTACTACCCGCCCGGGATAATCGGGCCGTTTACACTTCAGACGGCCGTGGACAAAGACCTGAACTTCTACATCTACGACGTTGCCTCAAGAACGGGCGGTGGAACCAACATCCACATGGCGACGGGGCATCCCTACGGGAACTCCCTCTGGAGGAAGCCGATGAGCACAGGGCGGAGGATAGCACTTGAGATAAAGCGCGCGGTTGAGCTGGACGAGCTTGAGAAGGTTGTTACCTGA
- the purD gene encoding phosphoribosylamine--glycine ligase — translation MRILLVGGGGREHAIGEALVRGGAELYVVSGHRNPGLARLAKDYGLARETDVEKVLSYAKKFGIDMAFIGPEAPLRRGIVDVLEENDIPAVGPNREAAKLETDKAFARAFMERHDIPGRKIFRVFDDVSEMRAWIDDFGKPVVVKPIGLTGGKGVKVVGYQLMDNEEAKAYAEELIRKDGRVLIEERTDGVEFTFQVFTDGKRVIPMPLAQDYPHAYEDDRGPITGGMGSYSCSNGLLPFVTKEDYERAFETLKATVEAMRKEGTPYKGILYGQFMLSKEGPVLIEYNARFGDPEAMNVLPLLKTPLMEIAEGIVDGNLRKAEFESKATVVKYLAPKGYPTKPVKGVRVEVDEGAIAGTGARLYYASIDEDFTLLGSRAIAVVGIAGSLDKAERIAESAVSHIRGELFYRRDVGTRESVEKRIRLMKELGREFEPNSW, via the coding sequence ATGAGGATCCTTCTCGTTGGGGGAGGCGGTAGGGAGCACGCGATAGGCGAGGCCCTCGTCAGGGGTGGGGCCGAGCTTTATGTGGTTTCAGGGCACAGAAACCCGGGCCTGGCAAGGCTCGCGAAGGACTACGGTCTAGCTAGGGAGACGGACGTGGAGAAGGTTCTATCCTATGCCAAGAAGTTTGGCATAGATATGGCCTTCATCGGCCCGGAGGCACCGCTTAGGAGGGGCATAGTTGATGTTCTCGAAGAAAACGACATTCCTGCGGTTGGCCCGAATAGAGAAGCTGCTAAACTCGAAACCGACAAGGCCTTCGCGAGGGCCTTCATGGAGCGCCACGATATTCCTGGGAGGAAGATCTTCCGCGTCTTCGACGATGTTTCCGAGATGCGCGCTTGGATAGATGACTTTGGAAAGCCGGTTGTCGTTAAGCCCATTGGATTAACGGGAGGGAAGGGAGTTAAGGTAGTCGGCTACCAGCTGATGGACAACGAAGAGGCCAAGGCCTACGCGGAGGAGCTGATAAGAAAGGACGGGAGGGTTCTAATAGAGGAGAGAACGGACGGCGTTGAGTTTACCTTCCAGGTCTTCACGGACGGGAAACGCGTTATCCCGATGCCGCTCGCGCAGGACTATCCACATGCCTATGAAGACGATAGGGGCCCGATAACGGGAGGTATGGGTAGCTACTCCTGCTCGAACGGTTTACTCCCCTTCGTCACCAAGGAGGACTACGAGAGGGCCTTTGAGACACTCAAAGCGACCGTTGAGGCCATGAGAAAGGAGGGGACTCCCTACAAGGGCATTCTCTACGGCCAGTTCATGCTGAGCAAAGAGGGGCCGGTTCTCATAGAGTACAACGCCCGCTTCGGAGATCCTGAGGCGATGAACGTCCTTCCACTTTTAAAGACTCCGCTTATGGAGATAGCCGAGGGCATAGTGGACGGAAACCTAAGGAAAGCGGAGTTCGAAAGCAAGGCCACCGTTGTGAAGTACCTCGCGCCGAAGGGCTACCCTACCAAGCCCGTCAAAGGAGTTAGGGTCGAGGTTGATGAAGGTGCCATAGCCGGGACGGGTGCGAGGCTCTACTACGCTTCCATAGACGAGGACTTTACGCTCCTCGGCTCAAGGGCAATAGCCGTGGTTGGAATAGCCGGGAGCCTTGATAAAGCGGAGAGGATTGCAGAGAGCGCGGTTTCGCACATAAGGGGTGAGCTGTTCTACAGGAGGGACGTTGGGACGAGGGAGAGCGTCGAGAAGAGGATTAGGCTGATGAAAGAACTCGGAAGGGAATTCGAGCCGAACTCATGGTGA